A genomic segment from Nitratiruptor sp. YY08-10 encodes:
- the gltX gene encoding glutamate--tRNA ligase: MIRFAPSPTGDMHIGNLRVAIFNYIEAKKRNERFLIRIEDTDIERNIEGKDKEILEILNTFGLHYDDVVYQSKNFSFHQNFAYKLLNEGKAFACFCTPEELEKEREEAKKEKRAYRYSGKCENITLDEASQRGEPFVVRIKKPAQPIEFDDIIKGHITFAPNEVDSFVILRADARPTYNFACAIDDMLYDITLVIRGEDHVSNTPKQIHIRNALGYDKKIEYAHLPIILNEDGKKMSKRDKASSVKWLLEEGFLPEAIANYLILLGNKTPKEIFTVQEAIEWFDLKNISKAPAKFDIEKLRFINRMHLQMKNERELAQILGIDEEFGALAKLYLEEASTLKELKSKIDLIFNAKRENEAFHEEIETLRSLLSSMELPESFDEFKKELMQKSGLKGKKFFKPLRILLTGAEHGPELSELYPAIKNHIKEVIQ, from the coding sequence ATGATACGTTTTGCTCCAAGTCCCACAGGAGATATGCATATCGGCAATCTGCGAGTTGCCATCTTTAACTATATCGAAGCAAAAAAACGCAACGAACGGTTTTTAATACGAATTGAGGATACCGATATTGAGAGAAATATCGAAGGAAAAGATAAAGAGATTTTAGAAATTCTTAATACTTTCGGTCTGCACTATGATGACGTTGTCTATCAGAGCAAGAACTTCTCTTTTCATCAAAATTTCGCTTATAAACTGCTCAATGAAGGCAAAGCGTTTGCCTGTTTTTGCACACCCGAAGAGCTTGAAAAGGAGCGAGAAGAGGCAAAAAAGGAAAAACGTGCCTACAGATATAGTGGAAAATGTGAAAATATAACATTGGATGAAGCAAGTCAAAGAGGTGAACCATTTGTTGTGCGTATCAAAAAACCAGCACAACCGATAGAATTTGACGACATTATCAAAGGTCATATCACTTTTGCACCAAATGAAGTGGATAGTTTTGTCATTTTACGGGCGGATGCAAGACCCACATATAACTTCGCATGTGCAATAGACGATATGCTCTATGATATCACCCTTGTCATACGGGGTGAAGATCATGTCAGCAACACGCCTAAGCAGATCCATATACGAAATGCTCTTGGATACGATAAAAAAATAGAGTATGCTCATCTGCCCATTATCCTCAATGAAGATGGCAAGAAGATGAGTAAACGAGACAAAGCTTCCAGCGTCAAATGGCTCTTGGAGGAAGGATTTTTACCTGAAGCGATTGCAAACTATCTCATTTTGCTCGGAAACAAAACACCGAAAGAGATATTTACAGTACAAGAGGCGATTGAGTGGTTTGATCTTAAAAATATCTCAAAAGCACCTGCAAAGTTTGATATCGAAAAATTGCGATTTATCAACCGGATGCATCTACAGATGAAGAATGAAAGAGAGCTCGCACAGATACTCGGAATTGATGAAGAGTTTGGAGCTTTGGCCAAACTTTACCTCGAAGAAGCCAGCACATTAAAAGAACTCAAAAGTAAAATAGATTTAATCTTCAATGCCAAAAGAGAAAACGAAGCATTTCACGAGGAGATCGAGACATTGCGGAGTCTCTTATCATCGATGGAGCTTCCTGAAAGTTTTGACGAATTCAAAAAAGAGCTTATGCAAAAAAGTGGTCTCAAAGGCAAGAAATTTTTTAAACCGCTTCGAATCCTATTAACAGGTGCGGAACATGGACCGGAGCTTTCAGAGCTCTATCCGGCAATAAAAAACCATATCAAAGAGGTGATACAATGA
- a CDS encoding YggT family protein, with translation MIVIGTLLQALAQILHMVINIYIWVIIIAALISWVRPDPYNPIVQTLYRLTEPVYAWIRRYIPTIIGGIDLAPLIVIIALQFIDLFFVRLLMQISVRLGA, from the coding sequence ATGATCGTAATCGGAACACTGTTACAGGCTTTGGCCCAAATACTGCACATGGTTATCAATATCTATATATGGGTCATCATCATTGCCGCTCTCATTAGCTGGGTTCGACCCGATCCATACAATCCCATCGTACAGACGCTCTATCGACTGACCGAGCCAGTTTATGCATGGATTCGGCGATATATTCCTACTATCATAGGCGGCATCGACTTGGCACCCCTTATTGTCATCATAGCCCTTCAGTTCATCGATCTCTTTTTCGTACGGCTTCTGATGCAGATTTCTGTGAGGCTTGGGGCTTGA
- a CDS encoding calcium:proton antiporter produces the protein MQSDSSSEFLDFAEDYWDIAFGIFFGILAYILHLNHYDVLSAVVSALSIVALSVTVSEVAEILAERLGEPYGSFVLTFSAVAVEIILLFMILTADNNTRALETVKSGIISAVIVDMNVLLGLAVFIGGLAFAEQEHNEDTSSTYTTILFISSIALLVPSLLVYTPHGEQKLLKASIIISIMLFTYYLIIYVFQTKTHSHFFKSTARSRILRLKKRKKIQENEEHEDDYIFEKFPNWANLIVIFSLIFAVGIMAEIFAHDSAHVFQSLGINAGLAGLIIAIISVSPELITAIKAAKNDQIQRVVNIAMGASTVSILLTVPILMGLAYVKGIPFTLNFNALQIGALLLTVILAWKTTDNGETNYIEGVSHLMFFACFAVIAAMY, from the coding sequence TTGCAAAGTGACAGTTCATCGGAATTTTTAGATTTTGCTGAGGATTATTGGGATATAGCATTTGGTATCTTCTTTGGGATTTTAGCCTACATTCTGCATCTGAACCATTATGATGTACTCTCTGCTGTGGTATCAGCCCTTTCTATCGTAGCACTTTCTGTCACCGTAAGCGAAGTGGCTGAAATTTTAGCGGAACGCTTAGGAGAACCCTACGGAAGTTTCGTCCTGACTTTCAGTGCAGTTGCTGTTGAGATTATCCTTCTTTTTATGATACTTACTGCAGACAACAACACAAGAGCGCTTGAAACCGTCAAAAGTGGTATCATTTCAGCCGTAATCGTAGATATGAACGTTCTATTGGGACTTGCCGTTTTTATCGGGGGGCTCGCATTTGCAGAGCAAGAGCACAATGAAGATACATCCAGTACCTATACGACTATATTATTCATTTCCTCTATCGCACTTTTAGTCCCTAGCCTTTTGGTCTACACGCCTCATGGCGAACAAAAGCTGCTCAAAGCAAGCATCATAATCTCAATAATGCTTTTTACCTATTATTTAATCATTTATGTTTTTCAAACAAAAACCCATTCCCATTTTTTCAAATCCACCGCAAGAAGTAGGATTTTGCGGCTGAAAAAAAGAAAGAAAATTCAAGAAAATGAGGAACATGAAGACGATTATATTTTTGAAAAATTTCCCAACTGGGCAAATCTTATCGTCATTTTTTCATTGATTTTTGCTGTAGGGATTATGGCTGAAATATTCGCTCATGACTCCGCACATGTTTTTCAAAGTTTGGGAATCAATGCGGGACTAGCAGGGCTTATCATCGCTATCATCAGTGTCTCTCCCGAACTTATTACAGCTATCAAGGCAGCAAAGAATGACCAAATCCAAAGAGTTGTCAATATCGCAATGGGAGCTTCAACCGTCTCCATTTTGCTTACAGTTCCAATCCTGATGGGCCTTGCTTACGTCAAAGGTATTCCATTTACTCTCAATTTCAACGCACTGCAAATCGGTGCTTTGCTGTTAACGGTTATTTTGGCTTGGAAAACGACAGACAACGGTGAGACGAACTACATAGAGGGCGTTTCGCATCTCATGTTTTTTGCCTGTTTTGCAGTGATTGCAGCAATGTATTAA
- a CDS encoding TRAP transporter substrate-binding protein — protein sequence MKRRTFLLTGAVTTAAMMSGCKREEVKNFSISKKRKIKIKLATSWPAHFPIMGEGVEEFAKRVEQASDGEVQIKVFAKNLLVPALQVFDACSAGQIEAFHSGPYYWKGKNSAFSLFGGFPFGFTSTEMNAWMNYGNGLHLWRKLYARYNLYPLIGGNTDVQMGGWFRKEITSLKDLKGLKMRIPGLGGEVMAKLGINPILLPAGEIFTALDRGTIDATEWVGPALDIKMGFYKVAKYYYSGFHEPGSVLELTFNKKFWDSLPKDIQQLIDSLSQELNAKMVYRFQHENAKALTKLKSLGVELRSWPSEIVESAKKALMEVIHEQSQKSEDFKKVWADIEPYWMQNRAWTSLGLKRYLEMRDG from the coding sequence ATGAAAAGAAGAACATTCCTACTCACTGGAGCAGTGACAACTGCTGCAATGATGAGCGGATGCAAACGTGAAGAGGTAAAAAATTTTTCCATATCGAAAAAAAGAAAGATAAAAATAAAGCTTGCTACAAGCTGGCCTGCACATTTTCCCATTATGGGAGAAGGCGTAGAGGAGTTTGCAAAAAGAGTTGAACAGGCCAGTGATGGTGAAGTCCAGATTAAAGTCTTTGCCAAAAATCTTTTAGTCCCTGCTTTACAGGTATTTGATGCATGCAGTGCCGGACAGATCGAAGCGTTCCATTCAGGCCCCTACTACTGGAAGGGAAAAAACAGCGCATTCAGCCTGTTTGGCGGTTTTCCTTTCGGTTTTACCTCCACAGAGATGAATGCGTGGATGAATTATGGAAACGGTTTACATCTGTGGAGAAAACTTTATGCAAGATATAATCTCTACCCTCTTATTGGCGGCAATACCGATGTACAGATGGGGGGATGGTTTCGAAAAGAGATTACCTCTTTAAAAGACCTCAAAGGTCTTAAAATGCGTATTCCCGGACTTGGTGGAGAGGTGATGGCAAAACTTGGTATCAACCCTATTTTATTACCAGCTGGTGAAATCTTCACCGCCCTCGATCGTGGTACAATCGACGCCACGGAATGGGTGGGTCCAGCACTCGATATAAAGATGGGGTTTTACAAAGTTGCAAAATATTACTATAGCGGTTTTCATGAGCCTGGAAGTGTTCTTGAGCTCACATTCAATAAAAAATTTTGGGACTCTTTACCAAAGGATATCCAACAGCTTATCGATTCGCTTTCACAAGAACTCAATGCCAAAATGGTCTACAGGTTTCAGCATGAAAACGCTAAAGCTCTTACAAAACTCAAATCTCTTGGCGTAGAACTGAGATCCTGGCCTTCTGAGATTGTGGAGTCTGCTAAAAAAGCCTTGATGGAGGTGATACATGAGCAGTCTCAAAAAAGTGAAGATTTCAAAAAGGTATGGGCAGATATAGAGCCATACTGGATGCAAAATAGAGCGTGGACAAGTTTGGGACTCAAACGGTATCTGGAAATGAGAGATGGATAA
- a CDS encoding lytic transglycosylase domain-containing protein, which yields MKKLLFFLPFLLFSKEITLDYLTSKPRSIPKDYYIWRFLDQNITPVEAQKAIEQTRYVNKKIFFRYAKKIKNPEIERIAQCLRMDAQKLCKQEPSCIAASLSPYTFLQLPKNEQKKLYNKLRHFPKIEKEYRFLLSKHPVALSMKEPQKYLWLFTRCGSYYRKSKFNFWLPQNFLKKLSDEKGFSTFLHLALTEDLKNIELSLLKLPPQYLNASDSFKVALIALKYHRNAFAIPYLQRALKKAYYQSHKDRAAYWLYHITKNRTYLDRLLNSWDLNIYTLLAYEMVHKPYRDFCTVKTFGTICDINASDPFVVWQIDKRLKEGNLTKLKKRFQCDNIDFIYANIVEKESRYRIHPFVMPYENLLQNTDTNTKALLYALAKQESKFYPGSISRSFALGPLQFMPFLAKATAKKRRIKNFDLDMMFNEKIAVSFALDHIRYLQKRLDQNPLLIAYAYNGGYGYTKRKIFPLFQKYDAMLAMELISYEETKEYGKKVLANYYVYRYLLQKPITLRSVLKRATLFLRTHQKR from the coding sequence TTGAAAAAACTTCTTTTTTTCTTGCCCTTTCTCCTTTTTTCTAAAGAAATCACACTAGACTATCTTACATCCAAACCTCGATCCATTCCAAAAGATTACTACATCTGGCGATTTCTTGATCAAAACATCACTCCGGTGGAAGCGCAAAAAGCCATTGAACAGACACGATATGTAAATAAGAAAATCTTTTTTCGATACGCAAAAAAGATCAAGAATCCTGAAATTGAACGCATAGCCCAATGTCTGAGAATGGATGCACAAAAGCTTTGCAAACAAGAACCCTCCTGTATTGCAGCATCTCTTTCTCCTTATACATTTTTACAACTGCCAAAAAATGAACAGAAAAAGCTCTACAACAAATTGAGACATTTTCCAAAAATAGAAAAAGAGTATCGGTTTTTACTCTCAAAACACCCCGTAGCTCTTTCAATGAAAGAACCGCAAAAATATCTATGGCTGTTCACTCGCTGCGGATCATACTATAGAAAATCAAAGTTCAATTTCTGGCTACCACAAAATTTTTTAAAAAAACTTTCCGATGAAAAAGGATTTTCAACATTTCTTCATTTGGCTCTCACAGAAGATCTCAAAAATATTGAACTCTCCTTGTTGAAGCTCCCCCCACAATACCTCAACGCGTCTGATAGTTTCAAAGTAGCGCTCATTGCACTCAAATATCACAGAAACGCTTTCGCAATTCCCTATTTGCAAAGAGCTTTGAAAAAAGCTTACTATCAATCACATAAAGACAGAGCAGCCTACTGGCTTTATCACATCACAAAAAATAGAACCTATCTTGATCGACTCCTCAACTCATGGGATCTAAACATCTATACTTTGCTCGCATATGAAATGGTTCACAAGCCGTATAGAGATTTTTGTACTGTCAAAACCTTTGGAACAATATGTGATATCAATGCAAGCGATCCCTTTGTTGTTTGGCAAATAGATAAAAGATTAAAAGAAGGCAATCTCACAAAATTAAAAAAGAGGTTTCAATGCGATAATATCGACTTTATCTATGCAAATATCGTCGAAAAAGAGAGCCGATACAGAATACATCCTTTTGTAATGCCCTATGAAAATCTGTTGCAAAACACCGATACAAATACAAAGGCATTGCTCTATGCCCTCGCAAAACAAGAGAGCAAATTTTATCCAGGAAGTATCTCCAGGTCTTTTGCTTTGGGACCATTGCAGTTTATGCCCTTTTTGGCCAAGGCAACAGCCAAAAAACGGCGGATAAAAAATTTCGATCTTGATATGATGTTCAATGAAAAGATCGCCGTCTCTTTTGCACTGGATCATATACGATATTTGCAAAAAAGGCTTGATCAAAATCCTTTACTCATAGCATATGCTTATAACGGAGGATATGGTTATACAAAAAGAAAGATTTTCCCTCTCTTTCAAAAATATGATGCAATGCTTGCAATGGAACTCATTAGCTATGAAGAGACGAAAGAGTATGGGAAAAAGGTGTTAGCAAATTACTATGTATATCGATATCTTTTGCAAAAACCGATCACTCTTCGATCGGTTTTGAAAAGAGCAACACTTTTTCTCCGTACCCATCAAAAGCGATAG
- the mobB gene encoding molybdopterin-guanine dinucleotide biosynthesis protein B produces the protein MRVAVAFTGPSNSGKTTIIEKVAQKLINTYKVAIVKNDPKDKAQFDTEGKDSYRFFQTGAEVVVTSPTRTTYFSHRRKSIDEIIEMIHDFDILLVEGLKYLPLPRIGVFRGELDPSYFGFIKAVAIDHTIDASQVPEHLDILDLNDTDQIIQWILNNAQEV, from the coding sequence TTGAGGGTAGCAGTCGCCTTTACAGGTCCTTCCAACAGCGGTAAAACAACCATTATAGAAAAAGTAGCACAAAAATTGATCAATACATACAAAGTAGCCATTGTCAAAAACGATCCAAAGGATAAAGCACAGTTCGATACAGAGGGGAAAGATAGCTACCGATTTTTTCAAACGGGTGCGGAAGTTGTCGTCACTTCTCCTACAAGGACCACCTATTTTTCCCATAGACGAAAAAGTATTGATGAGATTATAGAGATGATCCATGATTTCGATATTTTGCTCGTTGAAGGGCTCAAATACCTCCCATTGCCGCGAATTGGAGTCTTTCGAGGAGAGCTCGATCCATCCTATTTCGGCTTTATCAAAGCGGTCGCAATAGACCATACCATTGATGCATCCCAAGTCCCTGAACATTTAGATATTTTGGATCTCAACGATACAGACCAGATCATACAGTGGATTTTGAACAACGCACAAGAGGTGTAA
- the metG gene encoding methionine--tRNA ligase: protein MKKRYITTPIYYVNDVPHIGHAYTTIIADSAARYFRLNGFDTFFLTGTDEHGQKIEEAAKKRGKSPKEYADEISAKFKALWDAFEISYDKFIRTTDPQHIIGVQKAFEKMYEKGDIYKGEYEGHYCISCEAFFPESQLIDEEFCPDCGKQTSIVKEESYFFKLSKYQDKLLELYRTNDAFVLPKNKKNEVIRFVESGLQDLSITRTSFDWGIKLPDSINDPKHVMYVWLDALLNYITALGYGSDEKLMYYWPADFHLVGKDILRFHAVYWPAFLMSLDLPMPQHIATHGWWTRNGEKMSKSKGNVIDPKKVADAYGLENFRYFLLREVPFGQDGDFSQKALIDRINNDLGNDLGNLLNRIIGMSGKYFGYTVNSKDLQQFHQKELQEIQSIIENLDALVNEMKWNRYLEEIWKMLHIANKAIDTYAPWAKMKEGKENEAMTLIALVSNILAKVALLLHPVMPKTTQKIADSLGFTIDPSSFEKYIHQSALLETFTIKKVPPLFPKIEEPLMKEEKKEETPQKREEYITIEDFFKVSIKVGTVIKAEDLPKSKKLLKLQVDLGEERPRQIIAGIKEYYTPQELVGKQVCVVANLKPAKLMGHISEGMILAAKDEKGLTLVAPMEPKKEGTPVK from the coding sequence ATGAAAAAACGTTATATTACTACCCCTATCTATTATGTCAACGATGTACCCCATATTGGCCATGCCTATACAACGATCATTGCAGACAGTGCCGCACGATATTTTCGTCTCAACGGATTTGATACTTTTTTCCTTACCGGAACCGACGAACATGGACAAAAAATAGAAGAGGCTGCAAAAAAACGAGGAAAATCCCCAAAAGAGTACGCCGATGAGATCAGTGCAAAATTTAAAGCTTTGTGGGATGCATTTGAAATCAGTTACGATAAATTCATACGGACAACGGACCCGCAACATATCATAGGTGTGCAAAAAGCTTTTGAAAAGATGTATGAAAAGGGGGATATCTACAAAGGTGAATATGAGGGGCACTACTGTATCAGCTGTGAAGCATTCTTTCCCGAATCACAACTAATCGATGAGGAGTTTTGTCCAGACTGTGGCAAACAAACAAGCATCGTCAAGGAAGAGAGCTATTTTTTCAAACTTTCCAAATATCAAGATAAGCTGTTGGAGCTCTATAGAACCAACGATGCTTTCGTGCTTCCCAAAAACAAAAAGAATGAAGTGATCCGCTTTGTCGAAAGCGGACTTCAGGATCTCTCCATCACCCGTACAAGTTTTGATTGGGGGATCAAACTTCCAGATTCAATCAATGATCCAAAACACGTCATGTATGTGTGGCTTGACGCCCTTTTGAACTATATCACAGCTCTTGGATATGGAAGCGATGAAAAACTGATGTATTACTGGCCAGCAGATTTTCATCTTGTCGGAAAAGATATTCTGCGTTTTCATGCTGTTTACTGGCCGGCTTTTTTAATGAGTCTTGATCTACCGATGCCTCAGCATATCGCAACACACGGTTGGTGGACAAGAAATGGCGAAAAGATGAGCAAATCCAAAGGAAACGTCATCGATCCAAAAAAAGTGGCCGATGCCTATGGACTTGAAAATTTTCGATATTTTTTGCTGCGTGAAGTGCCTTTTGGACAAGATGGCGATTTCAGTCAAAAAGCGTTGATCGATCGAATCAACAACGATCTTGGAAATGATCTGGGCAATCTTCTCAATCGAATCATCGGAATGAGTGGAAAATATTTCGGTTATACTGTCAACAGTAAAGATTTACAGCAATTCCATCAAAAAGAGTTGCAAGAGATCCAATCTATTATCGAAAATCTGGATGCTCTTGTCAACGAAATGAAATGGAACAGATATCTTGAAGAGATCTGGAAGATGCTCCATATTGCCAACAAAGCGATCGATACCTATGCCCCATGGGCTAAAATGAAAGAGGGCAAGGAAAATGAAGCGATGACTCTCATTGCCCTTGTAAGCAATATTCTTGCAAAAGTGGCACTCCTTTTGCATCCAGTCATGCCAAAAACGACCCAAAAAATCGCTGATTCTCTCGGTTTTACCATTGACCCATCCAGTTTTGAAAAATATATTCACCAATCTGCTCTTTTAGAAACATTCACCATCAAAAAAGTTCCTCCACTCTTTCCAAAGATTGAAGAGCCTCTCATGAAAGAGGAAAAAAAAGAGGAAACTCCTCAAAAGCGTGAGGAATACATCACTATAGAGGACTTTTTCAAAGTCTCCATCAAAGTAGGTACTGTCATCAAAGCCGAAGATCTTCCTAAAAGTAAGAAACTTTTGAAATTGCAAGTAGACCTTGGCGAGGAAAGACCAAGACAGATTATTGCAGGCATCAAAGAGTACTACACACCACAAGAACTGGTAGGAAAACAGGTATGTGTTGTAGCCAATCTCAAGCCGGCAAAACTAATGGGCCACATAAGCGAAGGAATGATTTTGGCGGCAAAAGATGAAAAAGGCTTGACGCTTGTAGCACCAATGGAACCAAAAAAAGAGGGAACACCTGTGAAATGA
- a CDS encoding APC family permease — MDKKIGFWEAYSIGVGGMIGGGIFAVLGLTILLAKGAAPISFLFAGIIALITSYSYAKLSVKFPSEGGTVEFLVQGFGNSLFSAYLNTLLLASYIIMLALYSYAFGSYANALFFGHEIAIYKKIFIIFVIVFFTFLNFLGAYVSGKTEDLMVFLKVAILLLFSIFGFFSGDFSKLSPDHYESFFKILTGGLIIFLAYEGFELIANTAADIEEPEKNLPKAYYASVITTIFIYVLVATVAVANLTYEEVQKYSDFALAVAAKPFLGDFGFILIGIAALLSTSSAINATLYGGARVSYLIAKTGGLPKGITKKVWKNGSEGLLILALLSIIFATFFNLENISIAGSLGFLIIFASVNFVNFKLHRETHSNRWISFIGFVLSITSIFVLIGYNYQHNPENLKSSFLVLIATFLFELIYRSLTKVRLQTFIDPKLKKRVTFLQSHMNYLLPIFKQMKHKYQDLHIYKLPESISKINLLFVSNADHNAIQKEFYTRLNNEIKHDSEQFVTLRIQNNNEKIPKNAQKIM, encoded by the coding sequence ATGGATAAAAAGATCGGTTTTTGGGAAGCCTACTCCATTGGCGTAGGAGGTATGATCGGCGGGGGAATATTCGCCGTTCTTGGGCTTACAATACTTTTGGCAAAAGGCGCTGCACCCATCTCCTTTCTATTTGCCGGTATCATCGCCCTCATCACTTCATACTCCTATGCAAAACTTTCCGTCAAATTCCCAAGTGAAGGGGGTACGGTCGAGTTTCTCGTTCAGGGATTTGGCAACTCTCTTTTTAGCGCTTATCTCAATACTTTGCTCCTTGCAAGCTACATTATCATGTTGGCTCTTTACTCCTATGCTTTTGGCAGTTATGCCAATGCGCTATTTTTTGGTCACGAAATTGCAATTTATAAGAAAATATTTATTATTTTCGTTATCGTTTTCTTTACATTTTTAAATTTCCTTGGCGCATACGTTAGTGGCAAAACAGAAGATTTGATGGTTTTTTTGAAAGTCGCCATTTTGCTTCTTTTCAGTATTTTCGGATTTTTTAGTGGCGATTTTTCCAAACTCTCCCCAGATCACTATGAGAGTTTTTTTAAGATTTTAACCGGTGGATTGATCATTTTTTTGGCTTACGAAGGATTCGAGCTCATTGCAAATACTGCCGCCGATATCGAAGAGCCTGAAAAAAATCTGCCAAAAGCCTACTACGCTTCAGTTATTACTACTATCTTTATCTACGTACTTGTAGCTACTGTAGCGGTTGCAAATCTGACGTATGAAGAGGTGCAAAAATATAGCGATTTTGCCCTTGCAGTCGCTGCAAAACCTTTTTTGGGAGATTTTGGTTTCATTCTTATTGGTATCGCAGCGCTTCTCTCAACATCCTCAGCTATCAATGCGACACTCTACGGTGGAGCGAGGGTGAGCTATCTTATCGCTAAAACAGGGGGATTACCTAAAGGGATTACAAAAAAAGTGTGGAAAAATGGTAGCGAAGGACTACTCATATTGGCTCTACTTTCCATCATTTTTGCCACCTTTTTCAATCTTGAAAACATATCTATAGCCGGGAGCCTTGGATTTTTGATCATTTTTGCATCTGTCAATTTTGTCAATTTCAAACTACACCGAGAAACGCATTCAAACCGTTGGATAAGTTTTATAGGATTTGTTTTGAGTATAACTTCCATTTTTGTTCTGATTGGATACAACTATCAGCATAATCCAGAAAATCTCAAATCCTCTTTCCTCGTATTGATAGCCACCTTCCTTTTTGAACTCATCTATAGATCATTGACAAAAGTGCGCCTACAAACATTTATCGATCCAAAACTAAAAAAAAGAGTCACATTTTTGCAGTCACATATGAACTATCTTTTGCCAATTTTTAAGCAAATGAAACACAAATATCAGGATTTACATATATACAAACTTCCTGAAAGTATCTCCAAAATCAATCTACTCTTTGTAAGCAATGCCGACCATAATGCGATACAAAAAGAGTTTTATACAAGGCTCAATAACGAGATTAAACACGACAGCGAACAATTTGTCACACTTCGTATACAAAACAATAATGAGAAAATCCCAAAAAATGCACAAAAAATTATGTAG
- a CDS encoding class 1 fructose-bisphosphatase translates to MTEIIEAIQKSAIRIAQTIQTTDFGYSDSANESGDQQLKLDVQSDLIIEEQLSKTSSVKVLASEEKSEPVTINEQGKYLVGYDPLDGSSLVDVNLSVGSIFGIYENGFHGKNLKAAVYVVYGPRVEMVISTIKAERFILQNGAFHFMEELQLDKKGKLNAPGGTQQYWYPHHKALIENLFSQGYRLRYSGGMVPDLHQILVKKGGLFSYPGTEDKPKGKLRKVFEVFPFAHVYEKAGGEAIDDQGNRLLDLTTQAIHDTTPCFFGSRYEIGKVREYYEK, encoded by the coding sequence ATGACAGAGATTATTGAAGCGATACAAAAGAGCGCCATACGGATTGCCCAAACAATCCAAACAACCGATTTTGGATATAGTGACAGTGCGAACGAATCTGGAGATCAACAGCTCAAACTGGATGTACAAAGCGACCTTATCATTGAAGAGCAACTAAGTAAAACAAGCTCCGTAAAAGTATTGGCCAGTGAAGAAAAAAGTGAACCTGTCACGATCAATGAACAAGGAAAATATCTCGTCGGATACGATCCTCTCGATGGCAGCAGTCTTGTAGATGTCAACCTGAGTGTCGGATCCATTTTTGGAATATATGAAAACGGTTTTCATGGAAAAAATTTGAAGGCGGCTGTGTATGTAGTGTATGGTCCAAGAGTGGAGATGGTCATCTCTACGATCAAAGCGGAACGATTTATTTTGCAAAACGGTGCATTTCACTTTATGGAAGAGCTGCAACTTGACAAGAAAGGAAAGCTGAATGCTCCGGGTGGCACCCAACAATATTGGTATCCACACCATAAAGCACTCATAGAAAATCTCTTTTCACAAGGGTACCGTCTTCGATATTCCGGCGGAATGGTTCCTGATTTGCATCAGATTTTAGTCAAAAAGGGAGGGCTGTTCAGCTATCCTGGCACTGAAGACAAACCGAAGGGGAAACTGAGAAAAGTATTTGAAGTGTTTCCTTTTGCCCATGTTTATGAAAAAGCCGGAGGCGAAGCGATCGATGATCAAGGAAACCGTTTACTGGATCTTACAACACAAGCCATACATGATACGACACCCTGCTTTTTTGGTTCACGGTATGAGATAGGAAAAGTGAGAGAATATTATGAAAAATAG